agttcaattttagttttgattaAATTGATTCAATATATTTGTTGGGTCAAATCGAAGTCGAACCATTAAGGTGCAGTgcgcttttgtttttttatctggtttgattctgattttctATTAGCTTTTCTTAATGGGGTGTCATCAGTTTAGTGTAGGTTGCTGTCCGGTTTAATTTCAGACACTTCTAaaagtgtatttagaacttgacacattTTCTTGATTGTTCGTTTTCTTATTCTCAAAAAGTTTCTTAATTTAGGAATTAAAAGTCGGTATTTAAAATATTTGACAGTATTATACCATTATCTAATTATCACAAGTTTTCATTTGTCATAAAATTATGACTACACTTGGTAAAATGACTAGGTTAACTTTTTTGGGGAAAatctcatcaaaaaaatatatatatatatttgggaaaaaaatgtgttatcCCAAAATAGCAAAAGAGTAATAATacaaattaagaaaaaagatctctacttgatggtgTTTCCTACATCCTCTCATAGGTCACCGTGAGATGACACCTCTACCCACTACCGCCACTAGGTATATACCCATGCATGTTCACCCATTAGcctagacgcttgtgtagaaaccatgcaaccaagtagagatatcTTGACCTACAAAttctttgataccatgttaagtgtcaataagaaaatctctatATACAAGAAAAACTATTTTGGTTTTGGGAAAAGGGTATCTGATTTGTTGATCTATCTTTTTTCATTCTCACAAAGAATTGATCTTGTTGCCCTCCTCTATACGACCCCGTGTTGTTGCACCTAATTGTTGTTCTCCCCATTGCCACTTGCTAAAAAAACTTCtctttctgtatttttattgggtttttagggttaggttttcagttttgattgatccaatcaattttgttttctattggattttttaaaaagttgaaccaaaataaaatcattaaaaGTTTGCTTCGATCAATTAGACCAATTCGGGTTGGAATTTGACACCCATAGAAGCAAAGATACCACCACTCTACTTATATTATAGAAACATTCAAGAGTGTCTTAATGTCTCCTAAGATTTTGAACCCATTCAATCACCAAACCAGTTTTTGGAATAGAAATCAATGAAGGAATGGGGCTCATGATAGCTAGGAAGGTgatatttttctatttctatctGGTTCATTCATTGTTCCATGGAAAATGGAGGAACACATAAAAAGATAAATAAGGGAAATACATGGAAGGAAcgattgggaaaaaaaaaaacaaaaaaatggtaGAAGTCaacaaagtaaagaaaaacATTATTATGAACCAATGTGGAAGGCAAATCAAAAAGGTCAATTGAGGATGAAACATGAATATAACTATATAGTCTGAAGCAACAAAGTCAATGGCCGACCTAAGTGGAGCAATGAGAGCTTTGCTGGCACGCTTGACCCACGTTCATGACTCATAACCCCCCTCCCCTCTGCCTCTCCCAAGTCTCACCCTCACCCAGAAATGCCTCATGCTATCTCAATTAAAAGGCTTAGTAAATCTTGAgaaatcttgtttttttttgacCTTTTCTTCTAAACTCCTTTTTGAAAGGTATTTTTCActtaaacaagaaaaataaaaaacaatttgtgtattaagaaaaaataaaaggttatGTGCACAACCGTGCAAATAAAGTTCTTACAATCATTGAGGGAGAGATATCATCAATCCAACAACCTTTTAACGAGGGTGGAATGGTGGATCGAGTCCCGATCCTCTCATGCGCGCCAATGAGTGCAGCGTGCATTGAACGGTTAGAATTGTCTAACAAGCGCCCCAAGAATAGCTCCAGACATTTGATATGCGTTGGAGAGATTTTTTTGTGggtggatctggatctggacCTAGATCTGTATCAAAGTCGATCAAGATTGGtgagaaattatttttttttatcaaaacacCCACTAACCTAATTCTCGTGCAAGAATTGAACGAGTTAAATCGATCCAAAAGTGTGATATCTCTTATCTGCAAAGAGGAATTTCAGTGTCTCCTCTAAATTTGTGGACAATTCTGAAAGGTATAGTTCAATTTTCTGAGTGTTTTGAAATTGGTATTTTCACGTATGTTTCAAGGGAGAATAACAACTTGTCTGACCTgattttaaaaacccaaaattgagATCTAAATCGATAAAAAATCGATTAGAATCTGTCAAAATAGGTTATAATTGTAGTTTCGTATAAGGATAGAACAAGCCGGGTTATCAGAATCAATCAAGATCAGTAAAACATAAATCAGAATGTGTCAAAACATGCCCTAACCTTAGTTTCTATAAAGGAATGGGACGAGACAAATCAATGATTTTAAATATGAAATCAGAGGTGATAATGGAATCAGCCAAAATCAATTCCAAAAATCTTAGAATCAACTCCTCCGATTCGAAACTCAAAGATCCGGTCCCAAAAATCTTAGTATCAGCTTCTCTGAAATGTCCTTAATTATGATCGATTAGGGCCGATTTCGGTCCGAATTAACCAATTTGACCCATCCCAATTCTTATTTTTTAGACAATGAGCCGGGTGGACCGGAATCCCTTCCTTTCCGGGTCTTCCGGAAGAAGGTGCCAAACTGCCAAAGCTCAAATTAATTTCTTTGATTTAAAAACAAAGCACCTCAGCAAAGACACCCGGAGATAAGGAGCTTGGTCTGCGCCGTTACCGTTAGAGCCTAGTAATTCAAGTTGGCCCCACCACTAACCCACTTGCACTCACCAACTAATACTTGCAATAAAATCACGCATAGTGAGTTTATCCAGGTGAAAACGGGTAAAGACTTTTAGAGTAGAAAACGTGTAAAAACGTGTCAGTAAAACACTTTTCATCCAAAGGGTAAAAGTAAAACAAGGGGTTTCAACGGGTATGGCCAAAAGTACTACCCGAACAAGATCCATCTTACAACAATGTTACCACATGCTTTTCGTTCTTTTTTTACCCACTAATAGGAACTGGGTCATGAGTGTGACGTAACGAAATCAATGATCCCTTACGTGCTTTTAAGAGTTACACTTACATATGTTTTCTGAAACCTACTAATCTGACAGGTTCCATTAGCCCATTTACTAATAGTTAGAATGGTTGGTAAGTGGTAACCCATTTCATCAATAACTCTATAAAAATTATTCCAATCCATTGGTCATCAAACCCTTGTCTTGTTTGCTGATATTGTCAAACTGATATCCTCAGTCAAAAGTCAACAACTCTTTGTTGATCTTGACCGTCAGAAACATGAATAAATAATACGAGATTTCTTACAAGATGATATgtataaacatatatatatatattatatacggTCTTATTTCGTTTCTTGGTGTAAAGCAAGTAAGCAACACCTGGTAACCGAGAGATCACAAATGACAGGTGAGAAACTTGCGTGACAGCTTTACACGTTTCCCTATAATAGTTTACCCCAGAAATTTAGTTTAACCGGTTTTCCGGTTTCCCTAAACACAGCTGTCGCCATTTAGTGGCAACAATAGTCAGGCGGACGGAAATTCCATCCTCTCATGACTCAAAGTTACAACTTCCTCAAGAATCTTGTTGTAGAGATTCTGCATGTCAATTGGTCCGTCCGGTCTAGTTTGATCGGCTGAACCCTATTACTGGGCCAAATCATTACACTGAAGTTTGGTTCGATCAGTTTCACTCgggtttggtttggaattttaaCTTGTTCCTCTTTCAATTTATTATCGGTCCAATACCAGTTTTGGTTCAGTtcaatctcaatttttttttatcattctcATCTTATTAGGTTATCATTGGTCCAGTTTTTTTGCCAAGATCCATAAACCCCAATCTGAAACCATTCAATAATAGTTTGTTTTTGGTCAAGCCAATCGGTTTGGGTCATGGATGAAGGTTTTGGATGatcaatacatatcgatatcaCCGGTATTCAACACGGATTGGAAGCATCGGTCAAAACAGGGTGCATTTTTTAATTTACAACCAGTTCAAATTGATATAACTTGGACTTACATATCGAACCATTTTAGTATCAATATCGACAATGATCGATACAACTAGCGATGGTAAAATTTGGATTTTGACACCATGGTCTTAGGTATTAGTATCAATATATCTTATTAGTCTCGgttgatattgatattgatactgaTCATATCAGACTATATCGGACagtttttccctaaaaaaaaaattgataccTAATTTTTTGGACTATTTTACATTCTCTATATCGATACAACCATCATGGTATCAGATACCAATGATGTCAACACGTATCAatcaataccgataccgataccgataccgataccgataccattCTCATACATTGAACCTTGTTTGACACTGAAGAGTCAAGACATCAatcttttttgggtagaaaaccCAAGAGATCATTTACGGTGGAAGTAAGATAGCAACATCTTTTGGAAGTAAATAGACCAATAAGGTATGCTTTTTTGTCCCACTACAGAAAATCAATCAAAGCATCCTTCGACTCTCCGAGAGACGGAGACAAAAGAACTAAGCACGCTCAAGTACAAAAGCCAATCCAGCCGAAAGTCCCCACAAGACAAGACTGATGACCCGTGGAGGTTTGTTCCGTACATATATGTAGCCGGTGACACCCCGGTAGCAGGTCAGTTTGTACAGTGGAGAAACGAGAGAGAGTATTTCTCACTCATCAGTCATTCAGCTGAGCACTCACTCTCTGTGTCTGAAGGGGGGGGAAAAATGCGGCTCAAGAGCTTGAGGTCCTGAGCCCTTTCGATCCCCTTAAAAAATCGACCAAACTGAAGCCCTAGTTTCGCCATTAACGTTAGCACTCAAGAGTGCATCAGGTACTAAGCTCTGCTTTCTCGAATCTTACTTTGTTTAACTAGTTCTTCTGGTTTTTAACCTCTCCCGGCTTCTGTCattcaattttcttttgttcgtcctctttttgttttttgcttttgaATTCTTTAGATGGTCATTAAATCATAATTTGTGAGGCATTAAAGTGCTTAGTATGAACACTTGAGGTTTTCCTTCCCAGCTTCGACCATGAGCGGACTGAAACTTAGATGTCGAGGTTTAGTTTTCCGATGTGATGGCGTATGTATTCGTTCTTGAAGCATTCAATTGATTAGGGTGAATTTGCAAGGCTTCGATCAACATTCCAACTCATTTCTACAAGTTAATGGAGATAATTGGTTTCTTGGAGCCTGATTTGATGTTGATTCCAGGTTTGGGACTGACGAGTCTGAACTGTGAACTCCTAGACCAGCACCGCAAGAAAGATTAGAGGAATAGAGATTGTATGTTACGTTTCCCTGGTTTACAAATGTAAAACCGATTTGCGGGTGTGAGTAAATTATAAattcattttttccccttttttgtcaCAGCTGCTTGGATCTTTATCTCGCTTGCGTAATCGATTCTGGACAGAAATCAGGTTCAGAAGGAGTGTGAGAGAAAATGCTGACGTGCGTCGCTTGTTCGAAGCAGCTCGGCGGCGGATCGCTTCATGAACCAGAAGGCGAGGAGACCGGCGGTACACCGAGCACTAAGCAAGCAATTAAAGCTTTAACCGCTCAGGTAGACTAAGCTGGGTTCATGTCCTTTTCCCTCATGTTTGTTCTTTTGAAATCTGCTGAATTATATCTAACGGAGAGATTGAAGATTTTCAGATCAAGGACATGGCATTGAAGGCATCGGGAGCATATCGCCACTGCAAGCCATGTTCGGGATCGTCTGGACATCAACATCGCCCGAACTACGCCGAGTCTGAGGCTGCATCGGCGTCGGAGAGGTTTCACGGCTCTTACCGTCGAACGGGGACGTTTAGCTCTAGCTCTACGCCAAGGCTGTGGGGCAAAGAGATGGAAGCGAGACTGAAGGGGCTCTCTAGCGGTGAAGGGACGCCTCCATCGGTTAGCAGTCGAACTGAATCAGTTGTGTtcatggaggaagaagagccaaagGAGTGGGTTGCGCAGGTTGAGCCTGGTGTTCTCATCACATTCCTTTCGCTGCCTCAGGGAGGCAACGATCTCAAGCGGATCCGCTTCAGGTATTTCGTTTTCTGTACGATCAGATGCGAACAGTAATGATTCGGTTTGAGCGTTAAACCGTTAATCTGGACAGGTTTGAAGGTTCTTTGTCCTTGATGGTTACTTCGTAACTGGGACTGTTTGATTCGGTCTCTAACGGTAACCATGCGACGATCGTGTGTGTGTGTACGCATTACCATTCGATTAGAATCGTACCTTGATCTAATCTGTGGCCTTGTTGTCGTGGGATCAACATCAACCCTTCAAATTGATGGAAGCGTTTACTAGTCCAAAGTCTTAACCCAAATTTATCATTGTATTAGGGCTGAACGGATTTGTCGGTTCGGTTTAAGCGGAACCGGTTGGCGTTAGTAGAGGCTTTTGGGGCGTGTAGACTGTAGTATATGGAGATGGACGATCATTGTTGGGGAAAGTTTTTGAAAGTGCCTGCTGCACATGCGGgttgttgagacttgagacacGTCATGAGACGGATTGGTCATGGAACCCCGTAGATAGCAATTCGGCTTATGTCATCGTCGTTAGTGTAATCTGAATGTCATGTCCCCGGTATTTTACCCTTTTATCAGTAGAAACCTTGTAACTAGTCTTCCTTTAACTCCATGTCATCCTCCTATTCTTGTTCAGTCTTGTATGTTGGTCGTCGTCAAGCTTGCTGAGAGCGAAGTAGCCAGGCAAGCTGGGTCCATCCTTTCATCCAATAGTCAGTTATGGTTCAATGAAAGACCCCGCTGGGTGCAAGTCATTGGAGTCTCTGGGTTCAGTGACTTCTTAGAGTCTTGAAGTTGTCATGGTCAGCTATTAATATATTATCTCATAGACTCTTCCCCCCCAACCCCACTCCCcgccacccaaaaaaaaaaaaaaaattcaagtttcCATCTTGTACTGAAAACTTTTACATCTTTAGCCTACTGAAAATTAATCCAACACTCTAAAGTGAGCATGCTGAGGTTTGGTCTGACCTATGGATCGTCCTTCATTTGGTAaaaacattttaattttttttgtgttactTTATAGACTTTATTTTTCACCATACTGCTTGGTTTTTATCAGCTGCTATCCTTCAGTGAGGGAAATGATCACATGAGCTATTCCATCCTTGTCCatcaataaatgattttgattagattatatgtatttttttttaaatagacaAGAATTGAAGTCACCCCCAACTTAAAAATTTAAGGCATTTATTAGAAAACAATAGTACCAACAATCAAGTAGTGTAAAGCTTGTAAATTTCATTTCGTTTTGTGAAATTTCGGCCGAATTTTGGTATCAGTCTCTTAACTGGAATGAAACAAGACTCTGAAACTGTTCATTTCGGTTTTGGTCACGTTTAGTCCCTTTTTTCTGAAAATTTCAGCAAGTTTCTCCTGCAAAGCCTAAAGTTTGTATGGATTGGGACTCTATGAAAAACATTTGTAAATGAGGAGACTCAAACTTAGTCTTTCTCTAGTGTACAGTATCGCCTCAACCACTAGGACTGAAGCACTTGTCCATTTAATATATGAATGTTCATATAAATTAtgatattataataaaatattaatgtgATACATACACTTCATGCATGTACATATATTCACCAAAAAGTTAATACTGAAATTTCCAAACTGAATGCATGATTTATCAGAAGATATCATTTTGGTCTTGGCCACCGAAATGTAATTGAAGCTAAattgtaaagaggaaaagagtGCAATTTATTGTGAAATGGAGACTGAGTGTGGAAGTGGAACCTTAAGCATTATTGTCGTGTCATAGCATTGTAAAATGCTTTTTGTTTCACTCTGCTCTgctctgctctctctctctctctctgccggTCTGATCTCCACCCCCACTCCTCAAAATAACTTTAGAGTTATCTTTTTTGCACCTTccttttttcttgtaattttcttttggtaGTTTGAGCAAATTAACGGCATCTGTTGTGCTCTAACTCAAAAGAGACAAATAGTAGCTAACATCCAATTTGTGAAGTTTAActttttgccttttgttttcTGGAATGAAAATATCAGATGTCTCTAAACCATATTAAGTTATAAACAGTATGAACCAGGTCCAGGGTTTGGTTGAACTCTTGATTTTGTTGTGTGGGACCACATCTATTTTGCTATACACCTAAAGTGGATCATTTTGCAAACTGGCTTCCCAGTATGTGGACTGGACTTAAACCTCTTAAGTTGTGAGGTCAACTGTGTCAACGTTGCCAGTGATATTGTGCATTATAGGAGGGAATTGAGAGGGGGAGTTCTTGGGATGCCAACCTAGGTTTCTTTGCTATGTCATCTCACCTATTTTAATGTGTGGAAATAAGAAGTGGGCAATCTGTGACTTTTCATCCGTCAAGGGATACTATGGATTTGTCAGTGTTAATTTCCCAGGCCTCTTGGGCTGTCAACTAAGCTTCCAAATGGAACATCCTACCATCACCTAGAGAACTTGTTCCACTTGTGTAATGATGGTGATACGAAGGAAGATAATTGTCCTAGCTGGGTTCAAATAGTTGTGATGTTCTATATGACTTACTAAGTAGTTAATTGTCTTCTACTTTCCATTGGGAATTTGGTTTTCCCCCTCCGTACTAGGTTTCAATATCAGAAAGTTCTCATTATTCTCTTGTGAGCTATGTAAAAGGAGTACAGGACTATATAATCTGAAAATTTGGATGCTTTAGGTAGTAAGTGACACTTAGTTTTGGACACACATTTACATTTGTTTATCATTTATATTGCTCTTTCTTTCAACTATTGTTTATGTATTGCTTATGAATAGTATAAATTTCAACGCGTCGGTTTATCTAAGCACATTATTTCCTTGCAAAACAGACATTCAAATTATGACGTTGCAATATATGTGGCATGGGTATATTAATGATTCAGGGGTTTTGATATTTCTGTTTAACAAAGTCCTTAACATATGTCTATGTTAGATTTCTGCTTTGTACTTCTGATTAAAAGATTATGGTTGCTGATTGATAATTTCTTTTGCTTGATTAGCCGGGAGATGTTTAATAAATGGCAAGCTCAGAGGTGGTGGGCAGAGAACTATGACAAAGTCATGGAGCTGTACAATGTCCAGAGGTTCAATCGCCAAGCTGTCCCACTGCCAACCCCACCAAGATCTGAGGATGAGGTCAGGCACCTTCAACTTCCCCTCTCCTAGAAAGATTACAACCATTATTGAGTGATTCTTATGGTGTTTGATGTGCAAGTTTTACACTAGGATACTTACCTCACTGTAGCtcaatcttgattcttgaacACTTCCATTCCAACCCAACCTTATGATACTAGGGTTGACATTTCAGACATTGGCTTAGCCTGAAACTCAAAGCATTCAGGTTGCACCAGGTTTGAGGTACTGGACAACCTGACTTGGGTTAGGTTCAATAGATTGGCTTAGGGTTTGGCTACCATCTGATAAATTGTTGAAAAGCCAAATGCAATATTGTTATGACTCTTGCTTAGTCAGTGTGCTTTTGGAGGTTATATTTTCTGATGATGCCCATGTTTCCTTGCAATACTGTTATGACTCTTGGTTACTCATTGTGATTTTGGTGGTTATATTTTCTGATGATACCTATGTTTCCTTATTCAGAGCTCAAAGATTGAATCAGCTGAGGACAGTCCAATGACACCGCCATTGAGCAAAGAGCGCTTACCTCGTAACTTCCAGCGTCCAATGGGAATGGGCTACTCATCCTCAGATTCACTTGACCACCACCCAATGCAATCTCGCCATTACCATGATTCAGGTGGCCTCACTTCAACACCAAAACTTTCTAGCATCAGCGGGGCGAAGACTGAGACATCATCTATGGATGCGTCTATAAGGACAAGCTCATCAAGGGAGGGAGATCGCTCTGGAGAGCTTTCTGTTAGTAATGCTAGTGATCAGGAGACAGAGTGGGTTGAACAGGATGAACCTGGTGTCTACATTACAATCAGAGCATTGCCTGGTGGTGCAAGGGAGCTCAGACGCGTCAGATTCAGGTTAGAATTTCTTGCATTCTTCAAATGATTTTTCTGTATGAGGCCTTCCATTTATCTTTGCCTTGAGGCAACTCCAATTTGGTGTCTCATCGCAAAGGACGATTGGAGTTGGAGAATATATTGTAGCAACATATGCACTCCCTACATTTAATGAC
The sequence above is a segment of the Telopea speciosissima isolate NSW1024214 ecotype Mountain lineage chromosome 7, Tspe_v1, whole genome shotgun sequence genome. Coding sequences within it:
- the LOC122667479 gene encoding protein Brevis radix-like 4; this encodes MLTCVACSKQLGGGSLHEPEGEETGGTPSTKQAIKALTAQIKDMALKASGAYRHCKPCSGSSGHQHRPNYAESEAASASERFHGSYRRTGTFSSSSTPRLWGKEMEARLKGLSSGEGTPPSVSSRTESVVFMEEEEPKEWVAQVEPGVLITFLSLPQGGNDLKRIRFSREMFNKWQAQRWWAENYDKVMELYNVQRFNRQAVPLPTPPRSEDESSKIESAEDSPMTPPLSKERLPRNFQRPMGMGYSSSDSLDHHPMQSRHYHDSGGLTSTPKLSSISGAKTETSSMDASIRTSSSREGDRSGELSVSNASDQETEWVEQDEPGVYITIRALPGGARELRRVRFSRDRFGEMHARLWWEENRARIHEQYL